In Xanthomonas theicola, a single genomic region encodes these proteins:
- a CDS encoding cytochrome P450 family protein, which translates to MSSAILQRDRIARVTLPGEVVTWAAGHHQTLREILTDQRFNRDWRHWRALQDGEIPEDHPLVGMCKRDNMVTAHGADHQRLRGLLSRSFAPSRIALLAPRIEQCVDQLIADMAQRGGSAELMREFAIPLPINVIAELFGLPYEQREEIIALTNSLANTSAPAAEVRQTRQRIPEFFRRLIALKRRQLGDDLASALIVARDNGELASDTELIDMLLMVLSAGFVTTTGVIGNGVLALLTHPQQLDLVRSGRVPWAQAIEEILRWGSSVANLPFRYATQDVEVGGCTIRRGDAVLMAFHAANRDEKVFGPGADKFDITRRRNPHLSFGQGPHFCLGAALARLELLYAFPALFARLDDLALAIAPEDVVYMPSYVIHCPQRLPVAFRPPIA; encoded by the coding sequence GTGTCTTCTGCGATTCTGCAGCGCGATCGGATCGCGCGGGTGACGCTGCCCGGCGAAGTGGTGACCTGGGCGGCAGGCCATCACCAGACGCTCAGGGAGATTCTTACCGACCAGCGTTTCAACCGGGACTGGCGGCATTGGCGGGCGCTGCAGGACGGCGAGATTCCCGAGGATCATCCACTGGTCGGAATGTGCAAGCGGGATAACATGGTCACTGCACATGGCGCCGATCACCAGCGCTTGCGCGGCCTGCTGTCCAGGAGCTTCGCGCCCAGCCGCATCGCCTTGCTGGCGCCACGGATCGAGCAATGCGTGGATCAACTCATCGCCGACATGGCGCAGCGCGGCGGCAGCGCCGAGCTGATGCGCGAATTCGCCATTCCGCTGCCCATCAACGTGATTGCCGAATTGTTCGGGCTGCCGTACGAACAGCGCGAGGAGATCATCGCGCTCACCAACAGCCTGGCCAACACCTCCGCGCCGGCTGCCGAGGTACGGCAGACGCGGCAACGCATTCCGGAGTTCTTCCGCCGCCTGATCGCGCTCAAGCGGCGCCAGCTCGGCGACGATCTGGCTTCGGCCTTGATCGTCGCGCGCGACAACGGCGAACTCGCCTCCGACACCGAGCTCATCGACATGCTGCTCATGGTGCTCTCGGCGGGCTTCGTGACCACCACCGGCGTCATCGGCAATGGCGTGCTGGCATTGCTGACGCATCCGCAGCAACTGGACCTGGTGCGCAGCGGTCGGGTCCCCTGGGCGCAGGCGATCGAGGAGATTCTGCGCTGGGGCAGCAGCGTGGCCAATCTGCCGTTCCGGTACGCAACGCAGGACGTGGAGGTTGGCGGCTGCACGATCCGGCGTGGCGACGCCGTCCTGATGGCGTTCCATGCGGCCAACCGGGACGAAAAGGTATTCGGCCCCGGTGCGGACAAGTTCGATATCACCCGGCGGCGCAATCCCCACCTCTCGTTCGGCCAGGGGCCGCATTTCTGCCTGGGGGCCGCGCTGGCGCGCCTGGAGCTGCTGTACGCATTCCCCGCGTTGTTCGCGCGGTTGGACGATCTGGCGTTGGCCATTGCCCCGGAAGACGTCGTCTACATGCCTTCCTACGTCATTCACTGTCCGCAGCGTTTGCCGGTCGCTTTCCGCCCTCCCATCGCTTAG
- a CDS encoding cytochrome P450 yields MPEETLARLPMWRVDHIEPSPEMLALQASGPIHRVRFPSGDEGWWVTGYDEAKAVLSDAAFRPAGMPPAEFTPDSVILGSPGWLVSHEGVEHARLRTIVAPAFSSRRVKLLAQQVEAITWQLFETLAAQPQPADLRHHLSLPLPAMVISALMGVPYEDHAFLVGLSDEVMTHQHESGPRSASRLAWEELRAYIRSRMRDKRQDPGDNLLTDLLTAVEQDKATEEEAIGLAAGMLVAGYESTVAQIEFGLLAMFRHRQQRERLVGDPSLLDRAVEEILRMYPPGAGWDGIMRYPRTDVTIAGMRIPAESKVLVGLPATSFDPRHFNDPHIFDIGRDEKPHLAFSYGPHYCIGMALARLELKVVFGSIFQRFPELRLAVASEELRLRREIITGGFEEFPVRW; encoded by the coding sequence ATGCCTGAAGAAACCCTGGCGAGGCTGCCGATGTGGCGCGTCGATCACATCGAGCCATCGCCCGAAATGCTGGCGCTGCAAGCCAGCGGTCCGATCCATCGCGTGCGCTTCCCGTCCGGGGACGAGGGCTGGTGGGTGACGGGCTACGACGAGGCGAAGGCGGTCCTGTCCGATGCGGCGTTCCGGCCGGCGGGAATGCCCCCGGCGGAATTCACGCCGGATTCGGTGATTCTCGGTTCGCCGGGATGGCTGGTCTCGCACGAGGGCGTCGAGCACGCCCGGTTGCGTACGATCGTGGCGCCGGCCTTCAGCAGCCGCAGGGTGAAGCTGCTCGCGCAACAGGTCGAGGCAATCACCTGGCAATTGTTCGAGACGCTGGCCGCCCAGCCCCAACCCGCCGACCTGCGGCATCACCTTTCCCTCCCACTGCCGGCCATGGTCATCAGCGCGCTGATGGGCGTGCCGTACGAGGATCATGCGTTCTTGGTCGGGCTGTCCGATGAGGTGATGACGCACCAGCACGAGAGCGGCCCGCGCAGCGCGTCGCGCCTGGCCTGGGAAGAACTGCGCGCCTACATCCGCAGCAGGATGCGGGACAAGCGCCAGGATCCGGGCGACAACCTGTTGACGGATCTGCTGACGGCGGTCGAGCAGGACAAAGCGACCGAGGAAGAGGCGATCGGGCTGGCGGCGGGCATGCTGGTGGCGGGTTACGAGAGCACGGTTGCGCAGATCGAATTCGGCCTGCTGGCCATGTTCCGCCACCGGCAACAACGCGAGCGCCTGGTCGGCGATCCGTCGCTGCTGGACAGAGCGGTGGAAGAGATCCTGCGCATGTACCCGCCGGGCGCGGGCTGGGACGGCATCATGCGCTATCCGAGGACCGACGTGACCATTGCGGGAATGCGTATTCCCGCGGAGAGCAAGGTGCTGGTCGGCCTGCCGGCGACGTCGTTCGATCCGCGCCATTTCAATGACCCGCACATCTTCGACATCGGGCGCGACGAAAAGCCGCATCTGGCGTTCTCGTACGGGCCGCACTACTGCATCGGCATGGCGCTGGCCAGGCTGGAACTCAAGGTGGTGTTCGGCTCGATCTTCCAGCGCTTTCCCGAACTGCGCCTGGCCGTGGCGTCGGAAGAACTCAGGTTGCGCAGAGAGATCATCACCGGTGGATTCGAGGAGTTTCCGGTGCGCTGGTGA
- a CDS encoding cytochrome P450 has translation MDVLETTAACRDAFAELASPTCIRDPYPFMRWLREHDPVHRAASGLFLLSRHADIYWVLKATGDAFRGPAPGELARYFPRAATSLSLNLLGSTLAMKEPPTHTRLRRLISRDFTVRQIDNLRPSIARIVAARLDGMAPALERGEKVDLHREFALALPMLVFAELFGMPQEEMFGLAAGIGTILEGLSPHASDAQLAAADAASAKVQAYFGGLIERKRADPQHDIVSMLVGTHDDDADMLSDAELISMLWGMLLGGFATTAATIDHAVLAMLAYPEQLHWLHGDAMGVKAFVEEVLRCDAPAMFSSIPRIAQRDIELNGVVIPKNADVRVLIAAGNRDPDAFADPDRFDPARFHGTSAGMSTDGKIMLSFGHGIHFCLGAQLARVQLAESLPRIHARFPTLVLAEEPTREPSAFLRTFRALPVRLHASGG, from the coding sequence ATGGACGTGCTAGAAACCACGGCAGCGTGCCGTGACGCATTCGCCGAACTTGCGTCGCCAACGTGCATCCGTGACCCATATCCGTTCATGCGCTGGCTGCGCGAGCACGATCCGGTGCATCGTGCGGCATCGGGTCTGTTCCTGTTGAGCCGCCATGCCGACATTTATTGGGTGCTCAAGGCCACGGGCGATGCATTTCGGGGGCCGGCGCCGGGTGAGCTCGCTCGGTACTTCCCACGTGCGGCGACCAGCCTCTCGCTCAATTTGCTGGGCTCCACGCTGGCGATGAAGGAGCCTCCCACGCATACGCGTCTGCGCCGGCTCATCTCGCGCGATTTCACCGTGCGCCAGATCGACAACCTGCGGCCGAGCATCGCGCGCATCGTCGCGGCGCGCCTGGACGGCATGGCGCCCGCGCTGGAGCGCGGGGAGAAGGTGGACCTGCATCGGGAGTTCGCGCTGGCCTTGCCCATGCTGGTCTTCGCCGAACTGTTCGGGATGCCGCAGGAAGAGATGTTCGGTCTCGCCGCCGGCATCGGCACCATTCTGGAAGGATTGAGTCCGCATGCCAGCGACGCCCAGCTCGCCGCGGCGGACGCGGCCAGCGCCAAGGTCCAGGCGTATTTTGGTGGCCTGATCGAGCGCAAGCGGGCCGATCCCCAGCACGACATCGTATCGATGCTGGTCGGCACGCACGACGACGATGCCGACATGCTGTCGGACGCGGAACTGATCAGCATGCTCTGGGGCATGCTGCTGGGCGGATTCGCGACCACCGCCGCGACCATCGACCATGCGGTCCTGGCGATGCTGGCGTATCCCGAACAGCTGCACTGGCTGCACGGCGATGCCATGGGGGTAAAGGCATTCGTCGAAGAAGTCCTGCGCTGCGACGCGCCTGCCATGTTCAGTTCCATTCCGCGCATCGCCCAGCGCGACATCGAACTGAACGGCGTGGTGATCCCGAAGAATGCGGACGTGCGCGTGCTGATCGCGGCCGGCAACCGCGACCCGGACGCCTTCGCCGATCCCGACCGTTTCGATCCCGCGCGGTTCCACGGCACCAGCGCGGGCATGTCCACGGACGGGAAAATCATGCTGAGCTTCGGCCACGGCATCCACTTCTGCCTTGGCGCGCAGCTGGCCAGGGTCCAGCTGGCCGAGAGTCTGCCGCGCATCCATGCGCGCTTCCCGACGCTGGTATTGGCCGAGGAGCCGACCCGGGAACCCTCCGCGTTCCTCAGGACGTTCCGCGCGCTGCCGGTGCGGCTGCATGCTTCGGGCGGCTGA
- a CDS encoding ferredoxin: MRVVVDQHLCGTTGQCVLTLPGIFRQREPDGIAEACVATVPDALHAAVRLAASQCPVAAIRVIESEDGDDDRILGDPAPSVAVERQAAIDQRNPGERDGTA, translated from the coding sequence ATGCGCGTCGTGGTCGACCAGCATCTGTGCGGAACCACCGGGCAGTGCGTGCTGACGCTGCCGGGCATCTTTCGCCAGCGCGAACCGGACGGGATCGCCGAAGCGTGCGTGGCGACGGTACCGGACGCGCTGCACGCCGCTGTGCGGCTCGCTGCCAGCCAGTGTCCGGTCGCCGCGATCCGGGTCATCGAAAGCGAAGATGGCGATGACGATCGCATCCTCGGCGACCCTGCGCCTTCGGTGGCGGTCGAGCGTCAGGCAGCGATAGACCAACGCAATCCTGGAGAACGCGATGGGACGGCTTGA
- a CDS encoding SDR family oxidoreductase gives MGRLEGKVAVVTGAGAGIGKACAIAIGREGARVVVADVDGPAATACAAQIAADAGHVLAVAMDIADAQAVAALFETAQRHFGGVDLLVNNASAMHLTPRDRAILDLELAIWDQTMATNLRGTLLCCRQAIPRTIARGGGAIVNMSACQGPSGDTAQTSYAAAKAAMNMLSASLATQYGHAQIRCNAVAPGLIMTERLVAKLDESMQRHLPRHQLLPRAGRPEDVAALVVFLLCDDAAFITGQVVCIDGGMLAHVPTYADGCNSRANAVEPPAAPRC, from the coding sequence ATGGGACGGCTTGAAGGCAAAGTGGCGGTGGTGACCGGCGCCGGCGCCGGTATCGGCAAGGCATGCGCCATCGCCATCGGGCGCGAGGGCGCCAGGGTGGTGGTGGCCGATGTCGATGGCCCGGCGGCGACCGCATGCGCCGCGCAGATCGCGGCCGACGCCGGCCATGTGCTCGCCGTGGCCATGGACATCGCCGATGCGCAGGCGGTGGCGGCGCTGTTCGAGACGGCGCAGCGGCACTTCGGCGGGGTCGACCTGCTGGTGAACAACGCCAGCGCCATGCATCTGACGCCGCGCGATCGCGCGATCCTCGACCTGGAACTGGCGATCTGGGACCAGACCATGGCGACCAATCTGCGTGGCACGCTGCTGTGCTGCCGGCAGGCCATTCCGCGGACGATCGCCCGCGGCGGCGGGGCGATCGTCAACATGTCCGCGTGCCAGGGGCCGAGCGGAGACACCGCGCAGACGTCCTATGCCGCCGCGAAGGCGGCGATGAACATGCTGTCGGCCTCGCTCGCCACCCAGTACGGCCACGCGCAGATCCGCTGCAACGCGGTCGCGCCGGGCCTCATCATGACCGAACGTCTCGTCGCCAAGCTGGACGAGTCCATGCAACGGCATTTGCCCCGGCACCAACTCCTGCCGCGCGCCGGCCGCCCCGAGGACGTGGCCGCGCTGGTGGTCTTCCTGCTCTGCGATGATGCCGCGTTCATCACCGGCCAGGTCGTCTGCATCGATGGCGGCATGCTGGCGCATGTGCCCACTTACGCCGACGGCTGCAACAGCCGCGCCAACGCCGTCGAACCGCCCGCTGCACCACGCTGCTGA
- a CDS encoding cytochrome P450 encodes MRGAFPVVGHLPAIVCDLPRLLQRAERTLGSHFWLDFGPAGHMMTCVDPDAFALLRHKDVSSALIEEIAPELLGGTLVAQDGGAHRQARDAIKAAFLPRGLTQAGIGELFAPIIHARVQAWRDLGGVAILRETGDLMLKLIFSLMGIPAQDLPGWHRKYRQLLQLIIAPPVDLPGLPLRRGRAARDWIDVQLRQFVRDARAHAVRTGLISDMVDAFDRSDDALSDDVLVANIRLLLLAGHDTTASTMAWMVIELARQPALWDALVDEAQRVGAVPTRHTDLAQCPVAEALFRETLRVHPATTLLPRRARRELQLGQRRIPAGTHLCIPLLHFSTSALLHEEPDQFRLARWLQRTEPIRPVDMLQFGTGPHVCIGYHLVWLELVQFCIALALTMRQAGMRPRLLSDVEKGRRYYPTAHPSMAIRIGFS; translated from the coding sequence ATGCGCGGCGCTTTCCCCGTGGTCGGGCATCTTCCGGCCATCGTGTGCGACCTGCCGCGCCTGCTGCAACGAGCGGAACGGACGCTTGGCAGCCACTTTTGGCTCGATTTCGGTCCTGCCGGACACATGATGACCTGCGTCGATCCGGATGCGTTCGCGCTGCTCCGGCACAAGGACGTGTCCTCGGCGCTGATCGAAGAGATCGCGCCCGAATTGCTTGGCGGAACGCTGGTTGCCCAGGACGGCGGCGCGCACCGGCAGGCGCGCGATGCGATCAAGGCGGCGTTCCTGCCCAGAGGACTGACCCAGGCCGGGATCGGCGAACTGTTCGCGCCGATCATCCATGCGCGGGTGCAGGCATGGCGCGACCTGGGCGGAGTGGCAATCCTGCGCGAAACCGGCGACTTGATGCTCAAGCTCATCTTCAGTCTCATGGGCATCCCCGCGCAGGACCTGCCGGGATGGCATCGCAAGTACCGGCAACTGCTGCAGTTGATCATCGCTCCCCCCGTCGACCTGCCCGGCCTGCCCTTGCGGCGCGGTCGCGCCGCACGCGATTGGATCGACGTGCAGTTGCGCCAGTTCGTCCGCGACGCGCGTGCGCATGCCGTGCGCACCGGGCTTATCAGCGACATGGTGGATGCCTTCGATCGCAGCGACGATGCGCTCTCCGACGACGTCCTGGTCGCCAATATCCGCCTGCTGCTGCTTGCCGGGCACGATACCACCGCCTCGACGATGGCCTGGATGGTGATCGAACTTGCGCGGCAGCCGGCGCTGTGGGACGCCCTGGTCGACGAGGCGCAGCGCGTCGGCGCGGTGCCGACCCGGCACACGGACCTGGCGCAATGTCCGGTCGCCGAGGCGCTGTTTCGCGAGACGCTGCGCGTGCATCCGGCGACGACGCTGCTGCCGCGTCGCGCGCGGCGGGAGTTGCAGCTTGGTCAGCGACGCATTCCCGCAGGCACCCACCTGTGCATCCCGCTGCTGCATTTCTCGACGTCTGCGCTGCTGCACGAGGAGCCGGACCAGTTCCGGTTGGCACGGTGGCTGCAGCGGACGGAACCGATCCGGCCCGTGGACATGCTGCAGTTCGGCACCGGCCCGCATGTCTGCATCGGCTACCACTTGGTGTGGCTGGAACTGGTGCAGTTCTGCATCGCCTTGGCGCTGACCATGCGCCAAGCCGGGATGCGGCCGCGATTGCTGAGCGACGTCGAAAAAGGCCGGCGATACTACCCTACCGCGCATCCGTCCATGGCCATTCGCATTGGATTTTCGTGA
- a CDS encoding polyprenyl synthetase family protein, with product MQAGAKRVEQTLARLLCTEDDGETELMAAMRYATLHGGKRTRALLCLAAGALTDTPAHVLDDVSAAIEMMHACTLVHDDLPAMDDDVLRRGVPTVHVKFGEATAILVGDALQAHAFLTLASVDAPGDNRIALVHELAQAVSAEGAAGGQAMDLALVGKHVELEKILAMHRMKSGALVRASVRMGALCGIAEGGARDALYRALDRYSSCFGLALQVVDDILDVTADTATLGKTVGKDAAAQKPTCASIMGLQAARQFALDLLLDAEGAIAPLGPRAERLAQMLQRANAYLFQQAPCA from the coding sequence ATGCAGGCTGGTGCAAAGCGGGTAGAGCAGACGCTGGCGCGTCTTCTCTGTACCGAAGACGACGGTGAGACCGAACTGATGGCGGCGATGCGTTACGCCACCTTGCATGGCGGGAAGCGCACCCGCGCCTTGCTCTGTCTTGCTGCTGGCGCACTGACCGACACGCCGGCGCACGTGCTCGACGATGTCAGTGCTGCCATCGAGATGATGCATGCCTGTACCCTGGTCCACGACGACTTGCCCGCGATGGACGACGACGTGCTTCGCCGCGGCGTTCCGACCGTGCACGTCAAGTTCGGCGAGGCCACTGCGATCCTGGTCGGCGATGCGCTGCAGGCGCACGCGTTCCTGACCCTGGCGAGCGTAGATGCGCCGGGCGACAACCGCATTGCGCTGGTGCACGAACTGGCGCAGGCAGTGTCCGCCGAGGGCGCCGCTGGCGGGCAGGCCATGGATCTGGCGCTGGTCGGAAAGCATGTCGAACTGGAAAAGATCCTCGCGATGCACCGGATGAAGAGCGGCGCGCTGGTACGCGCTTCCGTTCGCATGGGCGCTTTGTGCGGCATCGCCGAAGGTGGCGCGCGCGACGCGCTGTATCGTGCGCTCGACCGCTACAGTTCCTGCTTCGGCCTAGCCTTGCAGGTGGTCGACGACATTCTCGATGTCACGGCGGATACCGCGACGCTCGGCAAGACCGTCGGCAAGGACGCGGCGGCGCAGAAGCCGACCTGCGCGTCGATCATGGGGCTGCAGGCGGCACGCCAGTTCGCGCTGGATTTGTTGCTCGACGCCGAAGGGGCCATCGCTCCGCTGGGGCCGCGTGCGGAACGACTGGCGCAGATGCTGCAGCGGGCCAACGCCTATCTGTTCCAGCAGGCGCCATGCGCATGA